One segment of Urocitellus parryii isolate mUroPar1 chromosome 5, mUroPar1.hap1, whole genome shotgun sequence DNA contains the following:
- the LOC113176441 gene encoding olfactory receptor 6C74-like has product MRNHTVVTNFIIVGLTEDPNWEIVIFLFLFVTYFLSTTGNLTIILLTLLDPHLKTPMYFFLRNFSFLEITLTTACIPRYLVSIVTKEKTISRDACLAQALFTVFIGIIQFFLLAAMSYDRYVAICKPLHYANIMSSRVGHLLVAACWIAAGVAITPGVIVSLTLEFCDGNVIEHFICDYFPILKLSCTDTKDIELSNFILAIITLLNTLALVLFSYIKIITTVMKIPSAQERKKAFSTCSSHLIVVSISYGSCIFMYIKPSAEERISLNKGVLVLTVSIAPVLNPFIYSLRNKQVIQALRDLAKRCMFTTFK; this is encoded by the coding sequence ATGAGGAACCACACAGTAGTGACAAACTTCATTATTGTAGGACTGACAGAGGACCCAAATTGGGAaattgtaattttcctttttctatttgtaacatattttttgAGTACTACAGGAAATCTTACCATCATCCTTCTGACCTTGCTGGATCCCCACCTTAAAAcacccatgtatttcttcctaagaaatttttccttcttagaaaTCACACTGACAACTGCCTGCATCCCTAGATACCTGGTCAGCATAGTCACTAAAGAAAAGACTATTTCCCGTGATGCTTGCTTGGCTCAGGCACTTTTTACTGTTTTCATAGGTATAATACAGTTTTTCCTGTTGGCAGCTAtgtcctatgaccgctatgtggccatctgcaaacccCTTCATTATGCAAACATTATGAGCAGCAGAGTGGGCCACCTGCTGGTTGCTGCCTGTTGGATAGCTGCTGGGGTGGCGATCACCCCTGGAGTTATAGTGAGTCTGACCCTAGAGTTCTGTGATGGTAAtgttattgaacattttatttgtgaCTACTTTCCTATCCTGAAACTCTCCTGCACAGACACCAAAGACATAGAattgtcaaattttattttagccattatCACCCTCTTAAATACACTGGCTCTGGTATTGTTCTCTTATATCAAAATCATAACAACAGTTATGAAGATCCCTTCTgcccaggagagaaaaaaagcttTTTCCACCTGTTCCTCCCACCTGATTGTGGTCTCCATCTCTTATGGcagttgtatttttatgtatatcaAACCTTCTGCAGAGGAAAGGATATCTTTAAACAAGGGGGTGTTAGTGCTCACTGTTTCTATTGCACCTGTActaaatccttttatttattcccTAAGAAATAAGCAAGTGATACAAGCCCTGAGGGATCTAGCAAAAAGATGTATGTTTACAACTTTTAAATAA